The Paramisgurnus dabryanus chromosome 1, PD_genome_1.1, whole genome shotgun sequence genome includes a window with the following:
- the sult1st6 gene encoding sulfotransferase 1C2, producing the protein MEEKPLSYEEAIKRAASAIKRFPLIDIEGVPLMSTIAANWKSVSDFSPDPSDLLIATYPKAGTTWTQEIVDLLLHNGDAELCKRAPTAVRSPFLEIFAPPPIPSGLDLLKQTQPPRVIKTHLPIQLVPKGFWENKCKVIYTARNAKDNAVSYFHFDRMNLTQPEPGPWDGYINKFMKGELGWGSWYDHVKGYWSERKEKNILYLLYEDMKENPRKEIERIMCYLDLSVSEDVIERIVQLTSFKVMKDNPMANYSYIPKPVFDQSKSVFMRKGEVGDWVNHFTTAQSQMFDEDYAKQMKDVDIPFRFNI; encoded by the exons ATGGAAGAAAAACCACTAAGCTATGAAGAAGCCATTAAGAGGGCTGCCAGTGCTATTAAACGCTTTCCTCTGATAGACATTGAAGGTGTGCCTCTCATGAGCACCATTGCTGCAAACTGGAAATCAGTTTCGGATTTCTCTCCAGACCCATCGGATCTGCTCATCGCTACCTACCCTAAAGCAG GCACAACCTGGACCCAGGAGATAGTGGATCTTTTGCTGCACAATGGAGATGCTGAGCTATGCAAGAGAGCACCCACAGCTGTCCGTAGTCCATTCCTAGAGATCTTTGCTCCTCCACCTATACCATCAG GGCTTGACCTACTTAAACAAACGCAACCCCCAAGAGTCATCAAGACTCACCTGCCCATTCAACTAGTGCCTAAAGGGTTCTGGGAAAATAAATGCAAG GTCATCTATACGGCCCGAAATGCTAAGGACAATGCTGTAAGTTACTTTCACTTTGATCGTATGAACTTAACCCAGCCAGAGCCAGGACCTTGGGATGGATACATTAACAAGTTTATGAAAGGAGAAT TGGGCTGGGGCTCTTGGTATGATCATGTGAAAGGATACTGGAGCGAACGAAAGGAAAAGAATATTCTCTACCTCCTCTATGAAGACATGAAAGAG AATCCTCGTAAAGAAATCGAGAGAATCATGTGCTATCTGGACCTGTCAGTTTCTGAAGATGTCATAGAGAGGATTGTGCAGCTGACATCTTTTAAAGTCATGAAAGACAATCCAATGGCCAACTACTCATATATCCCGAAGCCTGTGTTTGATCAGTCCAAATCTGTCTTCATGAGAAAAG GCGAAGTCGGTGACTGGGTCAACCATTTCACTACAGCTCAATCCCAGATGTTTGATGAAGATTATGCAAAACAAATGAAAGATGTTGATATTCCTTTCCGCTTCAACATTTGA